One Pocillopora verrucosa isolate sample1 chromosome 10, ASM3666991v2, whole genome shotgun sequence genomic window carries:
- the LOC131789190 gene encoding adenosine receptor A3-like — translation MQSFYSAWQCIPWLVVLIIECLAIVILNIITIVVFVKKKRQLQRRSTYLIIHLAIVDLLVGVVSGPLQIKHRMALNTELRCPLWKFRRDNIWSNRLSFAFAHLFSFASLTNLIAISLERLHATFCPFRHRFVRKWIYRAIIIVIWLIPICREVAQIFLWEIADLLVINTYLYLPFYTVSLFVICVSYILITIKVRCSRHPQFHSRSRREKKLTGTALIVSLVSLLCFLPAMIYGACLVISFTCFINVHIHLAVLVLFLANSLVNPIIYALRMPGFREGLLQLVYRVPDLSRIASANLPLRNLRRA, via the coding sequence ATGCAGTCTTTTTACTCAGCTTGGCAGTGTATTCCATGGCTTGTGGTCCTCATCATCGAATGTCTGGCCATTGTCATCCTTAATATCATCACCATTGTGGTTTTTGTGAAGAAGAAGCGGCAGCTACAGCGGCGGAGTACATATTTGATAATCCATCTGGCGATAGTCGATCTCTTAGTGGGCGTAGTGTCTGGGCCGCTACAGATTAAACACAGAATGGCGTTAAACACAGAATTGCGTTGTCCGCTTTGGAAGTTTAGACGGGATAATATTTGGTCTAATCGTTTATCTTTTGCATTTGCACATTTATTCTCGTTCGCCTCCCTTACAAATCTTATTGCCATTTCCTTAGAACGGCTACACGCCACATTTTGTCCATTCAGGCATCGCTTTGTGAGGAAATGGATTTATagagccataattattgtcatttggttAATACCTATTTGTAGAGAAGTTGCACAAATTTTCTTATGGGAAATTGCTGATCTACTGGTAATTAATACTTATTTGTATCTCCCATTTTATACAGTTTCTCTGTTTGTTATCTGTGTATCTTACATCCTCATTACTATCAAAGTACGATGTAGTCGTCATCCTCAATTCCATTCTAGAtccagaagagaaaaaaaactgacaggtaCTGCGCTTATCGTCTCACTTGTATCGTTACTTTGCTTTCTACCAGCGATGATATATGGAGCATGTCTTGTCATTTCCTTCACTTGTTTCATAAATGTTCATATTCATTTGGCTGTGTTAGTTCTATTCTTAGCTAACtcacttgtaaatcctataatttacgctCTTCGGATGCCAGGATTCAGAGAAGGTTTATTACAGCTAGTTTACAGGGTCCCAGACCTTTCTCGTATCGCCTCAGCAAACCTACCACTTCGTAACCTTAGGAGAGCGTAG